Proteins encoded together in one Cicer arietinum cultivar CDC Frontier isolate Library 1 chromosome 4, Cicar.CDCFrontier_v2.0, whole genome shotgun sequence window:
- the LOC101493427 gene encoding transcription factor MYB3R-1 isoform X2 produces MEPDQEEHALIERENVVPNPSGSDVLASIQRVSGPTRRSTQGRWTANEDRLLIDAVNKFNGKSWKKIAKAVSGRTDVQCLHRWQKVLNPDLIKGPWTQQEDNLLSELVMINGKKDWSRISKSLPGRIGKQCRERWFNHLNPDIKRTAWTKEEELILINNHQIYGNRWAEIAKFLPGRSENNIKNHWNCSLKKRVDQLKDSMNTTIYDNTQSLDSNTDFDKATSNKTSIESCEGQINGINDDTPQSINNDTTTFDVMNIGLLATPNTSRSNSICDNNPSNSKEKSFDTSPSLQDIFRTLRNAARKFKNIPSILRRPKKYYCTL; encoded by the exons ATGGAACCTGATCAAGAAGAGCATGCTCTTATTGAAAGAGAAAATGTGGTGCCAAATCCTTCAGGATCCGACGTGCTTGCCTCTATTCAACG GGTGAGTGGTCCTACAAGAAGATCAACCCAAGGAAGATGGACAGCGAATGAG GATAGACTTTTGATTGATGCAGTGAACAAATTTAATGGAAAAAGTTGGAAAAAGATAG CTAAAGCTGTTAGTGGCAGAACAGATGTTCAATGTTTGCATCGTTGGCAGAAGGTTCTTAATCCTGATCTCATAAAAGGACCTTGGACACAACAG GAAGATAATCTACTAAGTGAGCTTGTCATGATAAATGGGAAAAAAGATTGGTCTCGTATATCAAAATCTCTTCCAGGTCGCATAGGAAAGCAATGTAGAGAAAG ATGGTTTAACCATTTAAATCCAGATATAAAAAGAACTGCATGGACCAAAGAAGAGGAGTTGATTCTTATAAATAATCACCAAATATATGGGAATAGATGGGCTGAAATAGCCAAATTTCTGCCTGGAAG GAGTGAAAACAATATCAAGAACCATTGGAACTGCTCTCTAAAGAAAAGGGTTGATCAATTAAAGGACTCTATGAATACCACGATATACGACAACACACAAAGTTTGGACTCAAATactgattttgataaagctaCCTCAAATAAAACAAGTATTGAATCTTGTGAAGGTCAAATCAATGGGATCAATGATGATACTCCTCAAAGCATAAACAATGATACAACAACCTTTGATGTTATGAACATTGGTCTTTTAGCAACACCCAATACTTCAAGATCTAATTCCATTTGTGATAATAACCCATCAAATTCTAAAGAAAAATCATTTGATACAAGTCCAAGCCTACAAGATATTTTTAGGACATTAAGGAATGCTGCAAGGAAATTTAAAAACATTCCATCTATCCTAAGACGacccaaaaaatattattgtactttataa
- the LOC101504372 gene encoding basic leucine zipper 9 isoform X2 → MEPKWSTILAPSSIFSGFDDLKWITTEFDHELFTKRPIAGGIETANESANDNDVKPFKVDPFTVVGDVCSGNLADAADFQNLDAVTSFSTCGEATNSTFVSSQNLTSKHSTITPTIDSQSSISATVTSPVSANKPTNQAKGVITTSGSSRDPSDEDDEAGPCEQSTNPIDMKRLRRKVSNRESARRSRRRKQAHLTDLEVQVEQLRLENASLFKQLTDASQQFREANTNNRVLKSDVEALRAKVKLAEDMVSRGTLPTFNNQLLQNQNQLNTTSPQINTSNLRCMQHVSPTITIHGNIASYGVSGHNSAIGLGDFDITCNDFNNGVNSDAVSSLTSIWP, encoded by the exons ATGGAACCAAAGTGGAGCACCATTCTCGCGCCTTCTTCAATTTTCTCCGGCTTCGACGATCTCAAGTGGATCACAACGGAATTCGATCACGAACTTTTCACGAAGCGTCCAATTGCCGGAGGAATCGAAACAGCAAACGAATCAGCGAACGACAACGACGTGAAACCGTTTAAGGTGGATCCGTTCACCGTCGTTGGCGATGTTTGCTCCGGTAACCTCGCTGACGCCGCCGATTTTCAAAATCTG GATGCAGTAACTTCATTTTCGACTTGTGGTGAAGCTACAAATAGTACTTTTGTATCCTCTCAAAACCTCACTTCCAAGCATTCCACCATCACTCCAACTATTGATTCACAATCATCCATTTCTGCTACCG TAACAAGCCCAGTGTCAGCTAATAAACCAACAAATCAAGCGAAAGGGGTTATTACTACAAGTGGTTCCTCACGTGATCCttctgatgaagatgatgaagctGGTCCTTGTGAACAAAGCACCAATCCCATTGATATGAAGCGCCTTAGAAg AAAAGTTTCTAATCGCGAATCTGCCCGAAGGTCTAGAAGAAGAAAACAAGCCCATTTGACAGACCTGGAGGTTCAG gtTGAACAGCTGAGGTTGGAAAATGCAAGCCTATTTAAGCAGCTTACAGATGCTAGCCAACAATTTCGTGAAGCTAACACTAATAACCGAGTGTTAAAATCAGATGTTGAAGCTTTGAGAGCTAAG GTGAAGTTAGCAGAGGATATGGTATCTAGGGGCACTTTACCGACATTTAACAACCAACTTCTCCAAAATCAGAATCAATTGAACACCACATCACCACAAATCAACACTAGTAATCTCCGCTGCATGCAACATGTTTCGCCGACCATAACCATCCATGGAAATATTGCTTCATATGGTGTTAGTGGACATAACTCAGCTATTGGACTTGGAGATTTTGATATAACTTGCAATGATTTCAACAATGGAGTCAATAGCGATGCTGTTAGCTCTTTGACTAGTATATGGCCTTAA
- the LOC101504060 gene encoding uncharacterized protein gives MGLGNLYRRRIRVFAMAILVYLDYKGVQQREKWISKSKQHVLWEKAHERNAKRILKLIIEMEGLWVKLGQYMSTRADVLPAPYINNLRQLQDSLPPRPLEEVYGTIQKELGKSMDELFSDFVNKPLATASIAQVHRATLLNGQEVVVKVQHDGINTVILEDLKNAKSIVDWIAWAEPQYNFNPMIDEWCKEAPKELDFNLEAENTRTVAKNLGCRNKHDGNLNPNRVDVLIPDVIQATEKVLVLEYMDGIRLNDLEALEAYGVNNQKIVEEITRAYAHQIYVDGFFNGDPHPGNFLVSKESPHRPILLDFGLTKKLSNTIKQALAKMFLASVEGDHVALLSAFAEMGLKLRLDMPEQAMEVTAIFFRATTPAKESIETLKSLENQRNKNMKVIQEKMNLDKKEMKRFNPVDAFPGDIVIFGRVLNLLRGLSSSMDVHIVYMDIMKPFAESVLSGYINRGPSVNDRWVFDSPVHSDVEAKLRQLLIELGNIDKILGIQVCAYKDGEVIIDTAAGVLGKYDPRPVKLDSLFPVFSVTKGITAGMIHWLVDIGKLNLEKNVADIWPSFGSNGKEGIKVHHVLNHTSGLHNAMANMNQENPLIMLDWNECLNRICTSAPETEPGKVQNYHYLSFGWLCGGIIEHASGKKFQEILEEAIVRPLQIEGELYIGIPPGVESRLAALTADTDELSKLSALSNRPDLPTTFQPHQIAQLATVLPPLFNTLNARRAIIPAANGHLSARALARYYAALADGGKIPPPHSSTSKPILGSHPHIPKLSSPKPPKKQKCIGRTVATLPTINKSYEKISSKEDFEVTDDINTSRDSSSGDDIGSSNVDSNPQTHVPGKLYRNPRIVDEFLGAGEYENLTLPSGSFGLGFKRFSSKDGSSIAFGHSGMGGSTGFCDVTNRFSIAVTLNKMSFGGVTGKIVQLVCSELNIPVPDDFLRYAVEQSGGNPGRPIIN, from the exons ATGGGGTTGGGGAACCTTTACAGAAGACGTATTAGAGTATTTGCAATGGCCATATTAGTATACCTAGATTATAAG GGTGTACAACAACGAGAGAAATGGATTAGCAAATCTAAACAACATGTACTGTGGGAGAAGGCTCATGAGAGGAATGCTAAAcgaattttgaaattgataatagAGATGGAAGGCTTGTGGGTGAAACTTGGGCAATATATGTCAACGCGTGCTGATGTTCTTCCTGCAccttatataaataatttgaggCAGTTGCAGGACTCCCTTCCTCCTCGACCCTTGGAAGAg GTCTATGGCACCATACAGAAAGAGTTGGGAAAATCAATGGATGAGCTCTTTTCGGATTTTGTCAATAAACCTTTGGCAACAGCATCA ATAGCCCAAGTCCACCGTGCAACTCTGCTCAATGGACAGGAAGTGGTTGTCAAAGTTCAACATGATGGCATCAATACAGTCATACTGGAG GACTTAAAAAATGCAAAGTCAATTGTTGACTGGATTGCATGGGCTGAGCCACAATACAACTTCAATCCTATGATTGATGAATGGTGCAAAGAAGCTCCAAAAGAACTTGACTTCAATCTTGAAGCCG AAAACACCAGGACTGTGGCAAAAAATCTTGGCTGCAGAAACAAACATGATGGAAATTTGAATCCCAATAGAGTGGATGTTTTAATCCCGGATGTAATTCAG GCTACAGAAAAGGTCCTTGTTTTAGAGTACATGGATGGAATTCGGTTGAATGATTTAGAAGCTCTAGAAGCATATGGAGTGAATAATCAAAAGATTGTTGAGGAGATTACTCGTGCCTATGCCCatcaaatatatgttgatgGGTTTTTTAACGGTGATCCTCATCCAG gAAATTTTCTTGTGAGCAAGGAATCTCCACATCGTCCCATTTTACTCGACTTTGGGCTTACGAAGAAACTTTCAAACACCATTAAGCAAGCACTTGCAAAGATGTTTTTGGCATCTGTTGAG GGGGACCATGTGGCCCTTCTGTCCGCCTTTGCAGAAATGGGGCTTAAGCTGCGTCTGGACATGCCAGAGCAGGCAATGGAGGTCACAGCTATATTTTTCCGAGCAACAACACCAGCAAAAGAATCCATA GAAACATTAAAATCTCTAGAGaatcaaagaaacaaaaatatgaaGGTTATACAGGAGAAAATGAACCTTgacaaaaaagaaatgaaacGCTTCAATCCT GTTGATGCATTTCCTGGTGATATTGTAATATTTGGACGGGTTCTTAATCTTCTAAGAG GGCTTTCTTCCAGCATGGACGTTCACATAGTATATATGGACATAATGAAGCCATTTGCAGAATCTGTTTTGAGTGG GTACATTAATAGAGGACCATCGGTAAATGATAGATGGGTTTTTGATTCACCAGTCCATTCTGATGTTGAAGCCAAGCTGAGGCAACTTTTAATTGAGCTGGGAAATATTGATAAGATACTTGGAATCCAG GTATGTGCCTACAAAGATGGAGAGGTCATTATTGACACTGCTGCTGGAGTGCTTGGTAAATATGATCCTCGTCCAGTTAAGCTTGATAGCCTTTTTCCAGTGTTTTCTGTTACAAAGGGTATCACAGCAGG AATGATACATTGGCTGGTCGACATTGG AAAATTAAACCTTGAAAAGAATGTTGCAGATATTTGGCCATCGTTTGGATCAAATGGGAAAGAAGGCATTAAG GTTCATCACGTGCTTAACCATACATCTGGGTTGCACAATGCAATGGCAAACATGAATCAAGAAAATCCTCTAATCATGTTAGATTGGAATGAGTGTTTAAACCGCATTTGTACATCAGCGCCTGAGACTGAACCAGGAAAGGTgcaaaattatcattatttgtCATTCGGCTGGTTGTGCGGTGGAATCATTGAG CATGCATCTGGAAAGAAATTTCAGGAGATCCTTGAAGAAGCAATAGTCCGTCCCCTCCAAATTGAAGGAGAACTATATATAGGAATCCCCCCAG GGGTGGAATCACGTCTTGCAGCTCTGACCGCAGATACAGATGAGTTAAGCAAGCTCTCAGCTCTCAGTAACCGTCCTGACCTACCCACCACCTTCCAACCCCATCAAATAGCTCAACTTGCAACCGTTTTGCCTCCTCTTTTCAATACACTGAATGCTCGGCGTGCCATCATACCAGCGGCTAATGGACATTTATCTGCCCGGGCCCTAGCACGTTACTATGCAGCCCTAGCTGATGGTGGCAAGATACCACCGCCTCATTCTTCTACTTCTAAGCCAATACTTGGAAGTCATCCCCATATCCCCAAATTATCTTCTCCGAAACCCCCCAAAAAGCAGAAATGTATTGGAAGGACAGTAGCAACTTTACCTACGATTAATAAAAGTTATGAAAAAATCTCTAGTAAAGAAGATTTTGAGGTTACAGACGACATAAACACTAGCAGAGATAGTAGCAGTGGTGATGATATCGGTAGTAGCAATGTGGATAGTAATCCACAAACCCATGTTCCTGGTAAGCTCTATCGGAATCCTAGGATTGTAGATGAGTTCTTGGGTGCAGGAGAGTACGAGAATTTAACTTTACCAAGTGGAAGTTTTGGCCTCGGATTTAAGCGATTTAGTTCTAAGGATGGGTCATCCATTGCCTTTGGTCATTCGGGAATGGGTGGGTCTACAGGGTTTTGTGACGTTACTAACAGATTTTCTATTGCTGTGACACTGAACAAAATGTCGTTTGGAGGTGTCACTGGAAAAATTGTCCAACTTGTTTGTTCAGAGTTAAACATTCCTGTGCCTGACGATTTCTTAAGATATGCAGTTGAGCAAAGTGGAGGAAATCCAGGGAGGCCTATAATTAATTGA
- the LOC101493427 gene encoding transcription factor MYB3R-1 isoform X1 → MEPDQEEHALIERENVVPNPSGSDVLASIQRRVSGPTRRSTQGRWTANEDRLLIDAVNKFNGKSWKKIAKAVSGRTDVQCLHRWQKVLNPDLIKGPWTQQEDNLLSELVMINGKKDWSRISKSLPGRIGKQCRERWFNHLNPDIKRTAWTKEEELILINNHQIYGNRWAEIAKFLPGRSENNIKNHWNCSLKKRVDQLKDSMNTTIYDNTQSLDSNTDFDKATSNKTSIESCEGQINGINDDTPQSINNDTTTFDVMNIGLLATPNTSRSNSICDNNPSNSKEKSFDTSPSLQDIFRTLRNAARKFKNIPSILRRPKKYYCTL, encoded by the exons ATGGAACCTGATCAAGAAGAGCATGCTCTTATTGAAAGAGAAAATGTGGTGCCAAATCCTTCAGGATCCGACGTGCTTGCCTCTATTCAACG AAGGGTGAGTGGTCCTACAAGAAGATCAACCCAAGGAAGATGGACAGCGAATGAG GATAGACTTTTGATTGATGCAGTGAACAAATTTAATGGAAAAAGTTGGAAAAAGATAG CTAAAGCTGTTAGTGGCAGAACAGATGTTCAATGTTTGCATCGTTGGCAGAAGGTTCTTAATCCTGATCTCATAAAAGGACCTTGGACACAACAG GAAGATAATCTACTAAGTGAGCTTGTCATGATAAATGGGAAAAAAGATTGGTCTCGTATATCAAAATCTCTTCCAGGTCGCATAGGAAAGCAATGTAGAGAAAG ATGGTTTAACCATTTAAATCCAGATATAAAAAGAACTGCATGGACCAAAGAAGAGGAGTTGATTCTTATAAATAATCACCAAATATATGGGAATAGATGGGCTGAAATAGCCAAATTTCTGCCTGGAAG GAGTGAAAACAATATCAAGAACCATTGGAACTGCTCTCTAAAGAAAAGGGTTGATCAATTAAAGGACTCTATGAATACCACGATATACGACAACACACAAAGTTTGGACTCAAATactgattttgataaagctaCCTCAAATAAAACAAGTATTGAATCTTGTGAAGGTCAAATCAATGGGATCAATGATGATACTCCTCAAAGCATAAACAATGATACAACAACCTTTGATGTTATGAACATTGGTCTTTTAGCAACACCCAATACTTCAAGATCTAATTCCATTTGTGATAATAACCCATCAAATTCTAAAGAAAAATCATTTGATACAAGTCCAAGCCTACAAGATATTTTTAGGACATTAAGGAATGCTGCAAGGAAATTTAAAAACATTCCATCTATCCTAAGACGacccaaaaaatattattgtactttataa
- the LOC101504372 gene encoding basic leucine zipper 9 isoform X1, whose product MEPKWSTILAPSSIFSGFDDLKWITTEFDHELFTKRPIAGGIETANESANDNDVKPFKVDPFTVVGDVCSGNLADAADFQNLGEAKELVKATSAGILFSDEEKDAVTSFSTCGEATNSTFVSSQNLTSKHSTITPTIDSQSSISATVTSPVSANKPTNQAKGVITTSGSSRDPSDEDDEAGPCEQSTNPIDMKRLRRKVSNRESARRSRRRKQAHLTDLEVQVEQLRLENASLFKQLTDASQQFREANTNNRVLKSDVEALRAKVKLAEDMVSRGTLPTFNNQLLQNQNQLNTTSPQINTSNLRCMQHVSPTITIHGNIASYGVSGHNSAIGLGDFDITCNDFNNGVNSDAVSSLTSIWP is encoded by the exons ATGGAACCAAAGTGGAGCACCATTCTCGCGCCTTCTTCAATTTTCTCCGGCTTCGACGATCTCAAGTGGATCACAACGGAATTCGATCACGAACTTTTCACGAAGCGTCCAATTGCCGGAGGAATCGAAACAGCAAACGAATCAGCGAACGACAACGACGTGAAACCGTTTAAGGTGGATCCGTTCACCGTCGTTGGCGATGTTTGCTCCGGTAACCTCGCTGACGCCGCCGATTTTCAAAATCTG GGTGAAGCAAAGGAACTTGTGAAGGCCACGTCAGCAGG AATTTTGTTTAGTGATGAAGAAAAG GATGCAGTAACTTCATTTTCGACTTGTGGTGAAGCTACAAATAGTACTTTTGTATCCTCTCAAAACCTCACTTCCAAGCATTCCACCATCACTCCAACTATTGATTCACAATCATCCATTTCTGCTACCG TAACAAGCCCAGTGTCAGCTAATAAACCAACAAATCAAGCGAAAGGGGTTATTACTACAAGTGGTTCCTCACGTGATCCttctgatgaagatgatgaagctGGTCCTTGTGAACAAAGCACCAATCCCATTGATATGAAGCGCCTTAGAAg AAAAGTTTCTAATCGCGAATCTGCCCGAAGGTCTAGAAGAAGAAAACAAGCCCATTTGACAGACCTGGAGGTTCAG gtTGAACAGCTGAGGTTGGAAAATGCAAGCCTATTTAAGCAGCTTACAGATGCTAGCCAACAATTTCGTGAAGCTAACACTAATAACCGAGTGTTAAAATCAGATGTTGAAGCTTTGAGAGCTAAG GTGAAGTTAGCAGAGGATATGGTATCTAGGGGCACTTTACCGACATTTAACAACCAACTTCTCCAAAATCAGAATCAATTGAACACCACATCACCACAAATCAACACTAGTAATCTCCGCTGCATGCAACATGTTTCGCCGACCATAACCATCCATGGAAATATTGCTTCATATGGTGTTAGTGGACATAACTCAGCTATTGGACTTGGAGATTTTGATATAACTTGCAATGATTTCAACAATGGAGTCAATAGCGATGCTGTTAGCTCTTTGACTAGTATATGGCCTTAA